In Deinococcus yavapaiensis KR-236, a genomic segment contains:
- a CDS encoding DUF427 domain-containing protein — translation MKAIWNGAIIASSPDTIVVEGNHYFPREAVNEAYLKPSSTHTICPWKGTASYYSLDVEGQRNPDAAWYYPEPKDAAREIRGRVAFWRGVQVVPD, via the coding sequence ATGAAGGCCATCTGGAACGGAGCGATCATCGCGAGCAGCCCCGACACGATCGTCGTGGAAGGCAACCATTACTTTCCGCGCGAAGCCGTGAACGAGGCGTACCTCAAGCCCAGCTCGACGCACACGATTTGCCCGTGGAAGGGCACGGCGAGCTACTACAGCCTGGATGTCGAGGGGCAGCGCAATCCTGACGCGGCGTGGTACTACCCCGAGCCCAAGGACGCCGCGCGCGAGATTCGCGGTCGCGTCGCCTTTTGGCGCGGCGTGCAAGTCGTGCCCGATTGA
- a CDS encoding adenosylcobinamide-GDP ribazoletransferase, translating to MLGVLSTLRTVSRAAHLALTFLTTLPLPHVGEVRDGEFARASGFYPLAGYVVGGGVALALLVTSTLPSGVGAALALIAWLTVTGMLHFDGLVDASDAVFAMKTPRRRVEILSDVHVGAFGLAAGVTSLLMKWSLLGASPHPGWIVVAAVFARAALLAPMNFFPAARAESLGARSREGWWPVAVIVAAPAALLAGGWWQAITAASVALGAALVVARFCAGRLGGGIGGDVYGAIVEVTEISVLLALVAAS from the coding sequence ATGCTGGGCGTGCTTTCTACTTTGCGGACCGTGTCGCGCGCCGCGCACCTCGCCTTGACGTTCCTGACGACGTTGCCCTTGCCGCACGTCGGCGAGGTGCGCGACGGCGAGTTCGCGCGGGCGAGCGGCTTTTATCCGCTGGCGGGGTACGTCGTGGGGGGCGGCGTGGCGCTCGCGCTGCTCGTCACGTCGACGCTGCCGAGCGGCGTCGGCGCGGCGCTCGCGCTGATCGCGTGGCTGACCGTCACGGGCATGTTGCACTTCGACGGACTCGTGGACGCCTCCGATGCGGTGTTCGCGATGAAGACGCCGCGTCGGCGCGTAGAAATCCTGTCGGACGTGCACGTCGGCGCGTTCGGACTCGCGGCGGGCGTCACCTCGCTGTTGATGAAGTGGAGCTTGCTGGGAGCGTCGCCGCATCCAGGGTGGATCGTCGTGGCGGCCGTGTTCGCGCGGGCCGCGCTGCTCGCTCCGATGAACTTTTTTCCGGCGGCGCGCGCCGAGTCGCTGGGAGCGCGGTCACGTGAGGGGTGGTGGCCCGTCGCGGTGATCGTCGCCGCGCCCGCCGCGTTGTTGGCGGGCGGTTGGTGGCAGGCGATCACGGCGGCGAGCGTGGCCCTCGGCGCCGCCCTCGTCGTCGCGCGGTTTTGCGCCGGTCGTCTCGGTGGCGGCATCGGCGGAGACGTGTACGGGGCGATCGTCGAGGTGACGGAGATCTCCGTGTTGCTCGCCCTCGTGGCCGCCTCTTGA
- a CDS encoding homoserine dehydrogenase, giving the protein MPNTLHLGMLGGGTVGAGVLRLLRERENRLAALGTRFHLRGVLVRDVVKPRDVPEGTPITTNPEFLRDCDVIVELMGGVDRPLELILPHLQAGKPVVTANKAMLAERWEVLRSFVEAGLVHYEASVMAGTPVLTPLATVLRGSRVTHLQAILNGTCNFILSRMEEGGSYEDALKEAQRLGYAEEDPTLDVGGFDAAHKLTVLARLVGDPGFRFEDVSVTGIDTLTLDDVRTAAAKGERIKLVGEFVRKGETWSAAVAPRRLPADHPLCSAGASRNALWLSGEGCGELFFSGGGAGGLVTASAVVGDLFSVVSNVPGQRPLPRPSAAEW; this is encoded by the coding sequence ATGCCCAACACTCTTCATCTCGGCATGCTCGGGGGCGGCACGGTCGGCGCGGGCGTGCTGCGTTTGCTCCGCGAACGTGAAAACCGTCTCGCCGCCCTCGGCACCCGCTTTCATTTGCGCGGCGTCCTTGTGCGTGACGTCGTCAAACCGCGCGACGTGCCCGAGGGAACGCCGATCACGACGAATCCCGAGTTTCTGCGTGACTGTGACGTCATCGTGGAGCTCATGGGCGGCGTGGACCGACCGCTGGAGTTGATCCTGCCGCACTTGCAAGCGGGCAAGCCGGTCGTGACGGCGAACAAGGCGATGCTCGCCGAACGTTGGGAAGTTCTGCGTTCCTTCGTGGAGGCGGGCCTCGTACACTACGAAGCGTCGGTCATGGCGGGCACGCCCGTTCTGACGCCGCTCGCGACGGTGCTGCGCGGCAGCCGCGTCACGCACTTGCAAGCCATCCTCAACGGAACGTGCAACTTCATCTTGTCGCGCATGGAGGAAGGCGGCTCGTACGAGGACGCCTTGAAAGAAGCGCAACGCCTCGGTTACGCCGAGGAAGACCCCACGCTAGACGTCGGCGGATTCGACGCGGCGCACAAGCTGACGGTCCTCGCGCGCCTCGTCGGCGATCCCGGCTTTCGCTTCGAGGACGTGTCCGTGACGGGCATCGACACGCTCACGCTCGACGACGTTCGCACGGCCGCCGCGAAAGGTGAACGAATCAAGCTCGTCGGGGAGTTCGTGCGCAAAGGCGAGACGTGGAGCGCCGCCGTCGCGCCGCGACGCCTGCCTGCCGACCACCCGCTGTGCTCGGCGGGCGCGAGCCGCAACGCTCTGTGGCTCTCGGGCGAAGGATGCGGCGAACTCTTCTTCTCGGGGGGCGGCGCGGGCGGTCTCGTCACGGCGAGCGCCGTCGTCGGCGACCTGTTCAGCGTCGTGTCGAACGTGCCCGGTCAGCGGCCCCTGCCTCGTCCCAGCGCGGCCGAGTGGTGA
- the prfA gene encoding peptide chain release factor 1 produces MLSDRLADLVHEYQRVERDLSNPDVLTDPARLLSLSRRHSELGRIVSLHDERERLSRARLENLELLTDPEMSELAASDLHTVEARLRDVEAELEVLLLPSDPHDASGAILELRAGAGGDEAALFAADLLRMYGRYAENANLKVTVLDAHESDLGGLKSLVAEVTGEYAFRAFKFERGVHRVQRVPATEAQGRIHTSTVTVAVLAEVEDAEVELDASEVRIDVFRSQGAGGQGVNTTDSAVRAAYRVGTPEEIIVVCQESRSQIKNREKALAILRARLAERARIAREASERAIRQAQVGTGERSEKIRTYNYPQDRVTDHRLAGDDKNFPLARVMAGELAPIVDALLRAERERMLVELASGEATGESSPRGR; encoded by the coding sequence GTGTTAAGCGACCGACTTGCCGACCTCGTCCACGAATACCAACGCGTCGAACGTGACCTTTCCAATCCGGACGTCCTTACGGATCCCGCCCGGTTGCTGTCCTTGTCTCGGCGTCACAGCGAGCTCGGGCGCATCGTTTCCCTACACGACGAGCGCGAACGCTTGTCTCGCGCTCGCTTGGAGAACTTGGAGCTTTTGACCGACCCGGAGATGAGCGAGCTCGCCGCCTCGGACTTGCATACCGTGGAGGCTCGCCTGCGAGACGTCGAGGCGGAGTTGGAGGTGCTGCTGCTTCCGTCGGATCCGCACGACGCGAGCGGCGCGATCTTGGAGTTGCGGGCGGGCGCCGGCGGCGACGAGGCGGCGCTGTTCGCGGCGGACTTGCTGCGTATGTACGGTCGGTACGCGGAAAACGCGAATTTGAAGGTGACGGTGCTCGACGCGCACGAATCCGACTTGGGCGGGCTGAAATCGCTCGTGGCGGAAGTCACGGGCGAATACGCTTTTCGGGCGTTCAAGTTCGAGCGTGGCGTTCACCGCGTGCAGCGCGTTCCCGCCACGGAAGCGCAAGGACGCATTCACACGTCCACCGTGACGGTCGCGGTTCTGGCGGAAGTCGAGGACGCCGAGGTGGAGCTCGATGCGTCGGAGGTGCGCATCGACGTGTTCCGCTCGCAAGGTGCGGGCGGCCAGGGTGTGAACACGACGGATTCGGCCGTGCGCGCCGCGTACCGCGTGGGTACGCCCGAAGAGATCATCGTGGTGTGCCAGGAGTCGCGCAGCCAGATCAAGAACCGCGAGAAGGCCTTGGCGATCTTACGGGCGCGCTTGGCCGAGCGTGCCCGTATCGCGCGCGAGGCGAGCGAGCGGGCGATCCGACAAGCCCAAGTCGGGACCGGCGAGCGCAGCGAGAAGATCCGCACGTACAACTATCCGCAGGACCGCGTGACGGACCACCGTCTTGCCGGGGACGACAAGAACTTTCCGCTGGCGCGTGTCATGGCGGGTGAACTCGCGCCGATCGTGGACGCGCTCCTGCGCGCCGAGCGCGAGCGAATGCTCGTCGAGTTGGCGAGCGGCGAGGCGACGGGCGAGTCGTCACCGAGGGGGCGGTAG
- a CDS encoding GGDEF domain-containing protein, which produces MTFHEDSLTLEARFRRATLLGILSVSVVAALATLLVGIVQQWETSDLTGLAFLSSWTTGLCLWLRSRPRHTTAVAITYFALSSTSSIATLADGLLLDRDPVFGMGSYVPWLPLAYVAAFLVFTGRKALLASLGVYAATIVVCGVYVAVSSPSERAAALSPLVQILLSHATYVTLFALLGRLHREYLVAMRAASLAAQDAFRDALTELPNRRQLAVWLSQHLSEGDRVAALLLDLDHFKDVNDRHGHAAGDAVLRQTADVMSVTLSYGARLGRWGGEEFMVLLPHGDERSAMQAAEALRRALAAHAHPGIGVVTASFGIAVSRPGDTAESLFARADEALYEAKRAGRGRVGVGH; this is translated from the coding sequence GTGACCTTTCACGAGGACAGCCTCACCTTGGAAGCGCGTTTCCGGCGCGCGACCCTGCTCGGCATCCTCTCGGTATCGGTCGTCGCCGCCCTCGCCACCTTGCTGGTGGGCATCGTCCAGCAATGGGAAACGTCCGATTTGACGGGCCTGGCCTTCTTGAGCTCGTGGACGACCGGGCTGTGCCTGTGGTTGAGAAGTCGCCCGCGGCACACGACGGCCGTCGCCATCACGTACTTCGCCTTGAGTTCGACGAGCAGCATCGCCACGCTCGCCGACGGTCTGCTGCTCGACCGTGATCCGGTGTTCGGCATGGGATCGTACGTACCGTGGCTGCCGTTGGCGTACGTCGCGGCTTTTCTGGTCTTCACGGGCCGCAAGGCCTTGCTCGCCTCGCTCGGCGTGTACGCCGCGACCATCGTCGTGTGCGGCGTGTACGTCGCCGTGTCCTCTCCGAGCGAGCGGGCCGCCGCCCTCAGCCCGCTCGTGCAGATTCTGCTTTCGCACGCGACGTACGTCACGCTGTTCGCGCTTCTCGGGCGCCTGCACCGCGAGTACCTCGTCGCCATGCGCGCCGCGTCCCTGGCGGCGCAAGACGCCTTTCGCGACGCCCTCACCGAGTTGCCCAACCGCCGCCAGCTCGCCGTGTGGCTGTCGCAACACCTCTCGGAGGGCGACCGCGTCGCGGCCCTGCTGCTCGACCTCGATCACTTCAAGGACGTCAACGACCGCCACGGCCACGCGGCGGGTGACGCGGTCTTGCGCCAAACGGCCGACGTCATGAGCGTCACCCTCTCGTACGGCGCACGCCTGGGCCGCTGGGGCGGCGAGGAGTTCATGGTGCTACTGCCTCACGGCGACGAGCGAAGCGCTATGCAAGCCGCCGAGGCGCTCAGACGCGCGCTCGCGGCGCACGCACATCCCGGCATCGGCGTCGTCACGGCGAGTTTCGGCATCGCGGTGTCGCGTCCCGGCGACACGGCGGAGTCCCTGTTCGCGCGGGCCGACGAGGCGTTGTACGAGGCCAAGCGGGCAGGGCGGGGACGCGTTGGCGTCGGCCACTGA
- a CDS encoding GNAT family N-acetyltransferase, whose amino-acid sequence MTTSTRSSQETPDVTVRRVTSASDAAIEAFGELQNRVYFEPDALIPARYIGFMLQGRGGERENFLIVAERAGRVVGGTLFHFLGAADTGFSSFMAVAPEARGAGVARALHDARFAALREASATIRGVFIDVVAPERLGDEERAAEARVGMDPRARRAIFARLGFRRVDVRYEQPVGGEDGGPVTNMDLLFCPAEPAEEVDVELVVATMRAYWSPWLGAPAAERHADELRRRAEGRSRFMLSTP is encoded by the coding sequence ATGACGACATCGACGCGTTCCTCGCAGGAGACGCCCGACGTCACGGTTCGCCGCGTCACGAGCGCGTCGGACGCGGCGATCGAGGCGTTCGGCGAGCTGCAAAACCGCGTGTACTTCGAGCCTGACGCCCTCATTCCCGCACGCTACATCGGCTTCATGCTGCAAGGGCGAGGAGGCGAGCGAGAGAACTTCTTGATCGTGGCGGAACGCGCGGGCCGCGTGGTCGGCGGAACGCTCTTCCACTTTCTCGGCGCGGCGGACACCGGGTTTTCGAGCTTCATGGCCGTCGCGCCCGAAGCGCGCGGCGCCGGCGTCGCGCGCGCGCTTCACGACGCGCGCTTCGCCGCTTTGCGCGAGGCGTCCGCGACGATTCGCGGCGTGTTCATCGACGTCGTCGCGCCCGAGCGCCTCGGCGACGAGGAGCGAGCGGCGGAAGCGCGCGTCGGCATGGACCCGCGTGCGCGACGTGCGATTTTCGCTCGGCTGGGCTTTCGGCGAGTGGACGTGCGTTACGAACAGCCCGTCGGCGGAGAGGACGGCGGACCCGTGACGAACATGGACTTGCTGTTCTGCCCGGCCGAGCCAGCCGAGGAGGTCGACGTGGAGCTCGTGGTGGCCACCATGCGCGCCTACTGGTCGCCTTGGCTGGGCGCGCCTGCCGCAGAGCGGCACGCGGACGAGCTGCGGCGGCGCGCCGAGGGGCGTTCGCGCTTCATGCTGTCCACGCCGTGA
- a CDS encoding glutamine--tRNA ligase/YqeY domain fusion protein — protein MTSPTLPRHLVSPNFITDVMHDDLASGKVKSIVTRFPPEPNGYMHLGHAFACSLDFGMAVDFGGRCHLRMDDTNPEAESMEFAEGLQRDVKWLGWDWNDKLFFASDYFETYYEYARELIRRGLAYVDSVPQEEMQRLRGTVDTPGTASPYRERSVEENLGLFARMRAGEFKEGEHVLRAKIDLSSPNMKLRDPVLYRIMYAEHYRAGNAWCIYPMYDFQHPLQDALEGVTHSLCSLEYVDNRAIYDWLMEQLFAGKPRPHQYEFGRRSLEYTVVSKRKLRRLVEGGLVSGWDDPRMPTIAAQRRRGVTPDAIRTFASQIGVSRTNRTVDIALLEHAVRDDLNHRAPRVMAVAKPLKVVLSNVEETTVLSVPFWPFDVVRDSPDGLVPTPSGERAAPESAVRDVPFGREVYIERDDFSLDPPKGFKRLTLGGTVRLREAGVIRCDDVERDESGEVVALRCTLLGKDASAKGVIHWVSAEHGVPAEFRLYDRLFTVAHPENEEDEEGEEIDFLTLVNPDSLVVTRGFVEPSVRWHPADTRYQFERQGYFWRDPVDSREDALVFDRIVTLKDTWSKEVEARAAKAEAKKPDAKKAKEVKPAKVEVALGAEQQAEFERFVAGGVGEAEARVLAREPKLAAFLELAANVGELDKFASWVVNDLGSAIREDTNRVTPEGLAGLVKLIEEGVITARIAKDVLAKAQESGEDPGVIVEREGLRQVSDEGELVRLVREVLAANPDKVEAFRGGRLGLKGFFVGQVMKASGGAANPGVLDVVLTRELGA, from the coding sequence ATGACTTCCCCGACCCTTCCCCGTCACCTCGTGAGTCCGAACTTCATCACGGACGTCATGCACGACGATCTCGCCAGCGGCAAGGTCAAGAGCATCGTCACGCGGTTTCCACCCGAACCGAACGGGTACATGCACCTCGGGCACGCCTTCGCGTGCTCGCTGGATTTCGGCATGGCCGTCGATTTCGGCGGTCGTTGTCACTTGCGCATGGACGACACCAACCCCGAGGCGGAAAGCATGGAGTTCGCCGAGGGTTTGCAGCGCGACGTGAAGTGGTTGGGATGGGACTGGAACGACAAGCTCTTCTTCGCCTCGGATTACTTCGAGACGTACTACGAGTACGCGCGCGAACTCATTCGCCGTGGCTTGGCGTACGTCGACTCGGTGCCTCAAGAGGAGATGCAGCGTTTGCGCGGTACGGTGGACACGCCGGGCACGGCGAGTCCGTACCGAGAGCGCTCCGTCGAGGAGAACCTCGGCCTTTTCGCGCGCATGCGCGCCGGAGAGTTCAAGGAAGGCGAGCACGTCTTGCGGGCGAAGATCGACTTGAGCTCGCCCAACATGAAGCTGCGCGACCCCGTGCTGTACCGCATCATGTACGCCGAGCACTACCGCGCGGGAAACGCGTGGTGCATCTACCCGATGTACGACTTTCAGCATCCGCTGCAAGACGCGCTGGAAGGCGTGACGCACTCGCTGTGCAGCTTGGAGTACGTCGACAACCGCGCGATTTACGACTGGCTTATGGAGCAGTTGTTCGCGGGCAAGCCGAGGCCGCATCAGTACGAGTTCGGGCGTCGCAGCCTCGAGTACACGGTGGTGAGCAAGCGAAAGTTGCGACGCCTCGTGGAAGGCGGCCTCGTGAGCGGTTGGGACGATCCTCGCATGCCCACCATCGCCGCTCAGCGCCGCAGGGGCGTGACCCCCGACGCCATTCGCACCTTCGCTTCGCAAATCGGGGTGAGCCGCACGAACCGCACGGTGGACATCGCGCTGCTGGAGCACGCGGTTCGTGACGACCTCAACCACCGCGCGCCGCGCGTCATGGCGGTCGCAAAGCCGTTGAAGGTCGTGCTGTCGAACGTCGAGGAGACGACAGTCCTGAGCGTCCCCTTCTGGCCGTTCGACGTCGTGCGCGACTCGCCCGACGGACTCGTGCCCACGCCGAGCGGCGAGCGGGCCGCGCCGGAAAGCGCCGTGCGCGACGTACCGTTCGGACGCGAGGTCTACATTGAACGCGACGACTTCTCTCTCGACCCGCCGAAGGGCTTCAAGCGTCTCACGCTCGGCGGAACGGTACGCTTGCGCGAGGCGGGCGTGATTCGCTGCGACGACGTGGAGCGTGACGAAAGCGGCGAAGTGGTCGCCTTGCGCTGCACCCTGCTCGGAAAGGACGCGTCGGCCAAGGGCGTCATCCATTGGGTGAGCGCCGAGCACGGTGTGCCCGCCGAGTTCCGCTTGTACGACCGCCTGTTCACCGTGGCGCATCCCGAGAACGAAGAGGACGAGGAAGGCGAGGAGATCGACTTCCTGACGCTCGTGAATCCCGACAGTCTCGTCGTGACGCGAGGTTTCGTGGAGCCGAGCGTTCGTTGGCATCCCGCCGACACGCGGTACCAGTTCGAGCGGCAAGGCTACTTTTGGCGCGACCCCGTGGACAGCCGTGAGGACGCGCTCGTGTTCGACCGCATCGTGACGCTCAAGGACACGTGGAGCAAGGAAGTCGAAGCCAGGGCGGCAAAGGCGGAAGCCAAGAAGCCCGACGCCAAGAAGGCCAAGGAAGTCAAACCCGCGAAGGTCGAGGTGGCGCTCGGCGCCGAGCAGCAAGCGGAGTTCGAGCGCTTCGTGGCGGGCGGCGTCGGCGAGGCGGAAGCGCGCGTGTTGGCCCGCGAACCGAAGCTCGCCGCGTTTCTGGAGCTCGCCGCGAACGTCGGGGAGCTCGACAAGTTCGCGAGTTGGGTCGTGAACGACCTCGGGTCGGCCATTCGCGAGGACACCAACCGCGTGACGCCCGAGGGCCTCGCGGGCCTCGTGAAGTTGATCGAGGAAGGCGTCATCACGGCCCGCATCGCCAAGGACGTCCTCGCCAAAGCCCAAGAAAGCGGCGAGGATCCCGGCGTCATCGTGGAGCGCGAGGGTCTGCGTCAAGTGAGCGACGAAGGCGAGCTCGTCCGCCTCGTGCGCGAGGTGCTGGCGGCGAATCCCGACAAGGTCGAGGCGTTTCGTGGCGGAAGGTTGGGCCTGAAGGGCTTTTTCGTGGGGCAGGTGATGAAGGCGAGCGGAGGCGCGGCCAACCCGGGCGTGCTCGACGTCGTCCTGACGCGCGAACTCGGCGCCTGA
- a CDS encoding S1C family serine protease, which yields MRNPLAALSLALLLGVPSFAQSNTQTPAPPSTVQSAAPLPAAEQALVGVIDQALAGVLYIETYSNQTAATTRQAPFSSPLFNDPNGPDAPQASGSGFFVNAAGYALTNYHVVEGASRLTVRLRDGNQTFDARVVGTAPDYDLALLQVQGVPAAQIRPLTLASGENLRVGQTTIALGAPFGFQFTATSGIVSAVERTIPTGVRSIAQRAIQTDAAINPGNSGGPLVNSAGQVIGINTQIINPNGGPSDIGTNIGLGFAIPIDTAARLLPRLQAGETIVGPIIGVALAPFELGELTQQARTQYNLPSEGALISQVTPNSPASTAGLRGGTQRQSTPYGAVFFGGDVITAVDGRAVRTPDELREYLFGRRAGDIVQLTIRRGSETLTVPVTLAAGTPPATNR from the coding sequence ATGCGCAACCCCCTCGCTGCTTTGTCGCTCGCCTTGCTGCTCGGCGTGCCGAGCTTCGCTCAATCGAACACGCAAACTCCGGCGCCGCCCAGCACGGTTCAATCCGCCGCGCCCCTGCCTGCCGCCGAACAGGCGCTCGTCGGCGTCATCGACCAAGCCCTCGCCGGCGTGCTGTACATCGAGACGTACTCCAACCAGACGGCGGCCACGACGCGGCAAGCGCCCTTCTCCAGCCCGCTGTTCAACGATCCCAACGGCCCCGACGCGCCTCAAGCGAGCGGCAGCGGCTTTTTCGTGAATGCTGCGGGCTACGCGCTCACGAACTACCACGTCGTCGAAGGAGCGTCACGCCTCACCGTGCGCCTGCGCGACGGCAACCAGACCTTCGACGCCCGTGTCGTCGGAACGGCGCCCGATTACGACTTGGCGCTCCTCCAAGTGCAAGGCGTGCCCGCCGCGCAGATTCGGCCGCTCACCCTCGCTTCGGGCGAGAACTTGCGCGTCGGTCAGACGACGATCGCGCTCGGCGCTCCCTTCGGCTTTCAGTTCACGGCGACTTCGGGCATCGTCTCGGCGGTCGAACGCACGATTCCGACCGGCGTGCGCAGCATCGCTCAGCGCGCCATCCAAACGGACGCGGCCATCAACCCCGGCAACTCGGGCGGGCCGCTCGTCAACTCGGCGGGACAAGTGATCGGCATCAACACGCAAATCATCAATCCCAACGGCGGACCCTCGGACATCGGCACGAACATCGGCCTTGGCTTCGCGATTCCGATCGACACGGCCGCCCGCCTCCTGCCGCGTCTGCAAGCCGGTGAAACGATCGTCGGGCCGATCATCGGCGTGGCCCTCGCGCCCTTCGAGCTCGGCGAACTCACGCAGCAAGCGCGCACCCAGTACAACTTGCCGAGCGAAGGCGCGCTTATCTCGCAAGTCACCCCGAACTCGCCGGCGTCCACGGCGGGGTTGCGCGGCGGGACCCAGCGGCAAAGCACCCCGTACGGAGCGGTCTTCTTCGGCGGAGACGTCATCACGGCGGTAGACGGCCGCGCGGTTCGAACCCCCGACGAGCTTCGCGAGTACCTGTTCGGCCGTCGCGCGGGCGACATCGTGCAGCTCACCATCCGGCGCGGCAGCGAAACCCTCACGGTTCCCGTGACCCTCGCGGCGGGAACACCGCCGGCCACGAACCGCTAA
- the cobT gene encoding nicotinate-nucleotide--dimethylbenzimidazole phosphoribosyltransferase: MIDVASDALESSFERLLSSIPAFDEAASRAAYARQAELTKPAGALGQLEDISARLAGVFGEPTPDPRGAAVIVCVGDHEVTREGVSAYPSEVTPAMVNAFLSGHAAVNAIARSVNASVTILNVGVATTLAPHPSLVNAPVRLGARNIRVESAMTRSETLRAVLLGADVARSAVEGGADLLVAGEMGIGNTTPAAAVTARLLRLSPEAVTGRGTGIDDERWTRKVEVVEAALSRGASSADDPMEVLADLGGFEIAAMVGVMLQGAACRKAVILDGFVEGAAALVAARLAPNFQAFLFAAGLCAERGHRAQLNALTLSPMFDLGLRLGEGTGGALAVPLLRAAAATLREMRTFAEAGIPR, encoded by the coding sequence GTGATCGATGTTGCTTCCGACGCGCTCGAATCGTCGTTCGAGCGTCTCCTCTCCTCCATTCCCGCCTTCGACGAAGCCGCGTCGCGGGCCGCGTACGCTCGGCAAGCCGAACTGACGAAGCCCGCCGGGGCGCTCGGGCAGTTGGAGGACATTTCCGCGCGCTTGGCGGGCGTCTTCGGCGAACCGACGCCCGATCCGAGAGGCGCGGCGGTCATCGTGTGCGTGGGCGACCACGAAGTGACGCGTGAAGGCGTGAGCGCTTATCCCAGCGAGGTCACTCCCGCCATGGTCAACGCGTTCCTGAGCGGTCACGCGGCCGTCAACGCGATCGCTCGCAGCGTGAACGCCTCCGTGACGATCTTGAACGTCGGGGTCGCCACAACGCTCGCGCCTCATCCGTCGCTCGTGAACGCGCCCGTGCGGCTCGGTGCGCGCAACATTCGCGTGGAAAGCGCGATGACGCGAAGCGAGACGTTGCGCGCCGTCCTTTTGGGAGCGGACGTCGCGCGAAGCGCGGTCGAAGGAGGCGCGGACCTTCTCGTAGCGGGCGAAATGGGCATCGGGAACACGACGCCCGCCGCGGCGGTGACGGCGCGCTTGCTGCGTCTTTCGCCGGAAGCCGTGACGGGACGCGGCACGGGCATCGACGACGAGCGCTGGACACGCAAGGTCGAGGTGGTGGAGGCGGCGTTGTCGCGTGGCGCGAGTTCGGCGGACGATCCGATGGAAGTGCTGGCGGACCTCGGCGGTTTCGAGATCGCGGCGATGGTCGGCGTGATGTTGCAAGGCGCGGCGTGCCGCAAGGCGGTGATCCTCGACGGATTCGTGGAGGGCGCGGCGGCCCTCGTCGCCGCTCGGCTCGCGCCGAACTTCCAGGCGTTCTTGTTCGCGGCTGGGCTGTGCGCGGAGCGCGGCCACCGCGCTCAACTGAACGCCCTGACCCTCTCGCCGATGTTCGACCTCGGACTGCGGCTCGGCGAAGGAACGGGCGGGGCCTTGGCCGTGCCGTTGTTGCGGGCGGCCGCAGCGACTCTTCGTGAAATGCGAACGTTCGCGGAGGCGGGCATTCCTCGCTGA
- a CDS encoding NUDIX hydrolase, translating to MPRRDLLVAAAILRDRAGRVLLVGNDWQGAGRVRYTLPGGMVEAGETAPEAMIREIFEETGLRVTAIQHMAYCVHIEDERRSERAIAIVFEARWEGLLNPADPDGFIVDARFFTQDEILARLESPPMRDPLSDYLATSQPGRFYAFKGWDGKGGLRIPGLAQKK from the coding sequence GTGCCTCGCCGTGACCTGCTCGTCGCCGCAGCCATTTTGCGCGACCGCGCGGGACGCGTGCTGCTCGTGGGCAACGATTGGCAAGGCGCGGGCCGCGTGCGGTACACGTTGCCGGGCGGCATGGTCGAGGCGGGCGAGACGGCGCCGGAAGCGATGATTCGCGAAATCTTCGAGGAGACGGGCTTGCGCGTCACGGCGATTCAGCACATGGCGTACTGCGTGCACATCGAGGACGAGCGCCGCAGCGAGCGGGCGATCGCGATCGTCTTCGAGGCGCGCTGGGAAGGCTTGCTGAATCCGGCGGACCCCGATGGGTTCATCGTGGACGCGCGCTTCTTCACGCAAGACGAGATCCTCGCGCGCCTCGAGTCGCCGCCGATGCGCGACCCTCTCTCGGATTACCTCGCGACGAGTCAGCCGGGCCGCTTCTACGCCTTCAAAGGTTGGGACGGCAAGGGCGGCCTGCGCATTCCGGGGTTGGCTCAAAAGAAGTGA